The Bacteroidota bacterium genome has a window encoding:
- a CDS encoding outer membrane lipoprotein carrier protein LolA, translating to MLKHFLFIIFLVAGTALTGQNKKADAILEDLTKKLDSHKSVDVHFSYILKDANQLTTDEGKGTLLISDDRYRLKIIGQQVFCDGETIWTYIEDAEEVQINTATEDEGMITPSNLLTFYNDHYKAKAVKEEDFKGKTAYIIELKPNEDKNHASVDFYIDKENNEILKIVLFDKNGGTTEYNLDKMDWDIPVKPGDFSFNADDYPDIEIIDMR from the coding sequence ATGCTGAAACATTTCCTTTTTATCATTTTCCTTGTCGCAGGAACAGCCCTGACAGGGCAAAATAAAAAAGCCGACGCCATCCTGGAAGATCTTACCAAAAAACTCGACAGTCATAAATCGGTGGATGTGCATTTTTCTTATATTCTGAAAGATGCCAACCAGTTAACAACGGATGAAGGCAAAGGAACCCTGCTGATCAGCGACGATAGGTACCGTCTTAAGATCATCGGTCAGCAAGTGTTCTGTGATGGAGAAACAATCTGGACTTACATCGAAGATGCCGAAGAAGTGCAGATTAATACCGCAACAGAAGATGAAGGTATGATTACCCCATCTAACCTGCTTACCTTTTACAACGACCATTACAAAGCCAAAGCGGTTAAGGAAGAAGATTTTAAAGGAAAAACCGCATATATCATCGAACTGAAACCCAATGAGGATAAAAATCACGCCTCAGTTGATTTTTATATAGATAAGGAGAATAATGAAATCCTTAAGATCGTCCTTTTCGACAAAAATGGCGGAACCACAGAATACAACCTGGATAAAATGGACTGGGATATTCCCGTGAAACCAGGTGATTTTTCGTTTAATGCAGATGATTATCCCGATATTGAAATCATCGACATGAGGTGA